A genome region from Prionailurus viverrinus isolate Anna chromosome A3, UM_Priviv_1.0, whole genome shotgun sequence includes the following:
- the ADGRF3 gene encoding adhesion G-protein coupled receptor F3 isoform X2 yields the protein MIYSAVPLLLLAVTLPLVGSPAAQVSQPGQSQAGGESGQQLNQKSGAGESVLVSVYVQLDFSNQTWPLTLSRTLTPPFASASSPPATLAGLSLTTECNVHHDGHTYCACLPGYQWNASVCSRRRPCQSPRSRGPCGCLVFSPPEAGYCQLLPPAAPASCLPTVPGTLSLNSQVQMPGNTLNLTLVTSHETTNLNWFLRPSGSPRPILLQPGTQVSLTSSPGQAVLSILNISHKWAGEYTCRFEAQGFRWELYQVVKVPLQVTDVARLPDQLSISCATSPGFQLSCCLPSTHLVYTASWSPAEGSKASLVNTPGSWCLVLTVQRCPAADTTYTCELQSPGLTPLRVPVSVTIIQDGDTTCPEDSSAVAWNVTKAGHVAQAPCPVNRTGVVKRTCGPDGSWEPIHGGCTDAGVLALFHRAWLLRAGQGWPAVEAPQILAELSEQAKVVSSPSDLLALLGTISFLAKVVVDARIQLNRSALEALLKTTDKVLDLDTSSLWTPAQAQKPSTGSELLLAVETLARSLCPQDHPFSFSLQNVRLQTQLLGPFPTDYRVSFRTQPPLRAHIPRCSLAPLGRNGTNVSITSLVLQKLDRLLPSSYGQGLGDSVYATPGLVLAISVMAGGQAFDQGEVIMDFGGTGSTPHCVFWDHSLFRGKGGWSDEGCQAQTARASPTTRCVCRHLTAFSVLTSPNTVPENLTLERLSQVGLGASIVALLVCLGVYRLVWRVVVQSKVAYLRHTALLNVVLCLLAADACFLGAPLLPPGPRSPLCLAAAFLCHFLYLATFFWMLAQALMLAHQLLFVFDQLSQCRVLSLMVVLGYVCPMGFAGAALALYLPRGQYLREGACWLSGKGGALYTFVGPVLAIVGVNGLVLAMAVRKLLRPLPSEGPQAERRQALLAVIKALLVLTPIFGLTWGLGLATLLEEVSTVPHYIFTILNTTQGVFILLFGCLMDKKIREALLKRFCRSQSPNSTISLVSYWLEILSSPTTGSDAAVPQPSREETGTARG from the exons ATGATCTACTCGGCTGTCCCCCTGCTACTCCTGGCTGTGACTCTCCCTCTGGTGGGGTCACCAGCTGCTCAAGTATCCCAACCC GGACAGAGTCAGGCTGGAGGGGAATCGGGGCAGCAACTGAACCAAAAGAGTGGAGCAGGTG AATCAGTCTTGGTCTCAGTCTATGTACAGCTGGACTTTTCAAATCAGACCTGGCCATTGACACTCTCCAGGACCCTGACTCCCCCCTTTGCCTCGGCCTCCTCTCCCCCAGCAACTCTCGCTGGCCTCAGCCTCACCACAG aGTGTAATGTCCATCACGATGGCCACACCTACTGTGCCTGCCTCCCTGGGTACCAGTGGAACGCCAGCGTCTGCTCCCGTCGCCGTCCCTGCCAGAGTCCCCGCAGCCGCGGGCCCTGTGGCTGTCTGGTCTTCAGCCCTCCTGAAGCCGGGTACTGCCAGCTGCTGCCACCTG cggcccctgcctcctgcctccccacagTCCCCGGAACACTGAGCCTGAACTCCCAGGTGCAGATGCCTGGCAACACGCTGAACCTGACCCTCGTCACGAGCCATGAGACCACCAACCTAAACTGGTTCCTGCGGCCTTCGGGGAGCCCCAGACCCATCCTCCTGCAGCCGGGGACACAGGTGTCCCTGACCTCCAGCCCGGGCCAGGCTGTCCTCAGCATCCTCAACATCTCGCATAAATGGGCAG GTGAGTACACGTGCCGCTTCGAAGCTCAGGGATTCAGGTGGGAGCTGTACCAGGTGGTGAAGGTGCCCCTGCAGGTGACAGACGTGGCCCGGCTTCCAGACCAGCTCTCCATCTCCTGCGCCACCAGCCCCGGTTTCCAGCTGAGCTGCTGCCTCCCCAGTACACACCTGGTCTACACGGCTTCCTGGAGCCCCGCAGAGGGCAGCAAAG CCTCCTTAGTCAACACGCCAGGCTCCTGGTGCCTCGTGCTGACCGTTCAGCGCTGCCCTGCCGCTGACACCACGTATACTTGTGAGCTGCAGAGCCCAGGACTGACCCCTCTCAGGGTCCCCGTCTCTGTCACCATCATCCAGG ACGGAGACACCACCTGCCCTGAGGACTCCTCAGCTGTTGCCTGGAATGTCACCAAGGCTGGCCACGTGGCACAGGCCCCGTGTCCAGTGAACAGGACAGGTGTGGTGAAGCGGACCTGCGGGCCTGATGGCAGTTGGGAGCCCATCCACGGCGGCTGCACGGACGCAGGGGTCCTGGCCTTGTTTCACAGAGCCTGG CTGCTGCGGGCAGGCCAGGGCTGGCCTGCTGTGGAGGCGCCACAGATCCTGGCTGAGCTGTCGGAGCAGGCGAAGGTGGTGAGCTCGCCCTCTGACTTATTGGCACTGCTGGGCACCATATCCTTCCTGGCCAAGGTGGTGGTGGATGCCAGAATACAGCTTAACCGCAGCGCCTTGGAG GCTCTCCTGAAAACCACAGACAAGGTCCTAGACCTGGACACCAGCTCTCTGTGgaccccagcccaggcccagaAGCCCTCGACAGGCTCAGAACTCCTGCTGGCTGTGGAGACCCTGGCACGCAGTCTGTGCCCTCAGGATCACCCCTTCTCCTTCAGCTTGCAAAACGTGCGGCTGCAGACCCAGCTGCTTGGGCCGTTTCCCACTGACTACAGAGTCTCCTTCCGCACTCAGCCCCCACTGCGGGCCCACATTCCCAGGTGCTCCCTGGCCCCGCTGGGCCGTAACGGCACCAACGTCAGTATTACTAGCCTGGTGCTGCAGAAACTGGACCGCCTTCTGCCCTCAAGCTacgggcaggggctgggggactcCGTCTATGCCACTCCCGGCCTGGTCCTCGCCATCTCCGTCATGGCAGGTGGGCAGGCCTTCGACCAGGGAGAAGTCATCATGGACTTCGGGGGCACGGGTAGCACTCCGCACTGTGTCTTCTGGGACCACAGCCTCTTCCGGGGCAAGGGGGGCTGGTCGGACGAAGGGTGCCAGGCGCAGACAGCTCGTGCCAGCCCCACCACCCGATGCGTCTGTCGGCACCTCACCGCTTTCTCCGTCCTCACGTCCCCAAACACTGTTCCGGAAAACCTCACCCTGGAGCGGCTGAGTCAGGTGGGCTTGGGGGCCTCCATCGTGGCACTGCTTGTGTGCCTAGGTGTGTACAGGCTGGTTTGGAGAGTGGTGGTACAGAGCAAAGTCGCCTACTTACGCCACACGGCCCTGCTCAACGTGGTGCTCTGCCTTTTGGCCGCAGACGCCTGCTTCCTGGGAGCCCCACTGCTTCCTCCGGGGCCCCGAAGCCCGCTCTGCCTGGCCGCTGCCTTCCTCTGTCATTTCCTCTACCTGGCCACCTTTTTCTGGATGCTGGCTCAGGCCCTGATGCTGGCCCACCAGCTGCTCTTCGTCTTCGATCAGCTGTCCCAGTGCCGAGTACTCTCCCTGATGGTGGTCCTCGGCTACGTGTGCCCGATGGGGTTTGCAGGTGCCGCCCTGGCCCTCTACCTACCCCGAGGGCAATACCTGAGGGAGGGGGCGTGCTGGTTAAGTGGGAAGGGAGGGGCGCTCTACACCTTCGTGGGGCCAGTGCTGGCCATAGTGGGCGTGAACGGGCTGGTACTCGCCATGGCCGTGCGGAAGCTCCTGAGGCCTTTGCCGTCAGAGGGGCCCCAGGCGGAGAGGCGCCAAGCCCTTCTGGCGGTGATCAAAGCCCTGCTCGTTCTCACGCCCATCTTCGGCCTCACCTGGGGGCTGGGCCTGGCCACCCTGCTGGAGGAAGTCTCCACAGTGCCTCACTACATCTTCACGATTCTCAACACCACCCAG GGTGTCTTCATCTTACTGTTTGGTTGCCTCATGGACAAGAAG ATACGAGAGGCTTTACTCAAACGCTTCTGCCGCTCCCAGTCCCCCAACTCCACCATCTCCCTGGTGAGTTACTGGCTTGAAATTCTTAGTTCTCCCACTACGGGGTCAGACGCAGCCGTTCCACAGCCTTCCCGAGAGGAGACAGGCACAGCTAGAGGCTGA
- the ADGRF3 gene encoding adhesion G-protein coupled receptor F3 isoform X1, whose amino-acid sequence MTQASPQVAWGRRCPWKKCGVSPLSEVSPRALFQGQSQAGGESGQQLNQKSGAGESVLVSVYVQLDFSNQTWPLTLSRTLTPPFASASSPPATLAGLSLTTECNVHHDGHTYCACLPGYQWNASVCSRRRPCQSPRSRGPCGCLVFSPPEAGYCQLLPPVPGTLSLNSQVQMPGNTLNLTLVTSHETTNLNWFLRPSGSPRPILLQPGTQVSLTSSPGQAVLSILNISHKWAGEYTCRFEAQGFRWELYQVVKVPLQVTDVARLPDQLSISCATSPGFQLSCCLPSTHLVYTASWSPAEGSKASLVNTPGSWCLVLTVQRCPAADTTYTCELQSPGLTPLRVPVSVTIIQDGDTTCPEDSSAVAWNVTKAGHVAQAPCPVNRTGVVKRTCGPDGSWEPIHGGCTDAGVLALFHRAWLLRAGQGWPAVEAPQILAELSEQAKVVSSPSDLLALLGTISFLAKVVVDARIQLNRSALEALLKTTDKVLDLDTSSLWTPAQAQKPSTGSELLLAVETLARSLCPQDHPFSFSLQNVRLQTQLLGPFPTDYRVSFRTQPPLRAHIPRCSLAPLGRNGTNVSITSLVLQKLDRLLPSSYGQGLGDSVYATPGLVLAISVMAGGQAFDQGEVIMDFGGTGSTPHCVFWDHSLFRGKGGWSDEGCQAQTARASPTTRCVCRHLTAFSVLTSPNTVPENLTLERLSQVGLGASIVALLVCLGVYRLVWRVVVQSKVAYLRHTALLNVVLCLLAADACFLGAPLLPPGPRSPLCLAAAFLCHFLYLATFFWMLAQALMLAHQLLFVFDQLSQCRVLSLMVVLGYVCPMGFAGAALALYLPRGQYLREGACWLSGKGGALYTFVGPVLAIVGVNGLVLAMAVRKLLRPLPSEGPQAERRQALLAVIKALLVLTPIFGLTWGLGLATLLEEVSTVPHYIFTILNTTQGVFILLFGCLMDKKIREALLKRFCRSQSPNSTISLVSYWLEILSSPTTGSDAAVPQPSREETGTARG is encoded by the exons ATGACTCAGGCTAGTCCCCAAGTTGCTTGGGGAAGAAGGTGTCCCTGGAAGAAATGTGGGGTCAGCCCCCTCTCAGAGGTCTCTCCTCGTGCTCTGTTCCAGGGACAGAGTCAGGCTGGAGGGGAATCGGGGCAGCAACTGAACCAAAAGAGTGGAGCAGGTG AATCAGTCTTGGTCTCAGTCTATGTACAGCTGGACTTTTCAAATCAGACCTGGCCATTGACACTCTCCAGGACCCTGACTCCCCCCTTTGCCTCGGCCTCCTCTCCCCCAGCAACTCTCGCTGGCCTCAGCCTCACCACAG aGTGTAATGTCCATCACGATGGCCACACCTACTGTGCCTGCCTCCCTGGGTACCAGTGGAACGCCAGCGTCTGCTCCCGTCGCCGTCCCTGCCAGAGTCCCCGCAGCCGCGGGCCCTGTGGCTGTCTGGTCTTCAGCCCTCCTGAAGCCGGGTACTGCCAGCTGCTGCCACCTG TCCCCGGAACACTGAGCCTGAACTCCCAGGTGCAGATGCCTGGCAACACGCTGAACCTGACCCTCGTCACGAGCCATGAGACCACCAACCTAAACTGGTTCCTGCGGCCTTCGGGGAGCCCCAGACCCATCCTCCTGCAGCCGGGGACACAGGTGTCCCTGACCTCCAGCCCGGGCCAGGCTGTCCTCAGCATCCTCAACATCTCGCATAAATGGGCAG GTGAGTACACGTGCCGCTTCGAAGCTCAGGGATTCAGGTGGGAGCTGTACCAGGTGGTGAAGGTGCCCCTGCAGGTGACAGACGTGGCCCGGCTTCCAGACCAGCTCTCCATCTCCTGCGCCACCAGCCCCGGTTTCCAGCTGAGCTGCTGCCTCCCCAGTACACACCTGGTCTACACGGCTTCCTGGAGCCCCGCAGAGGGCAGCAAAG CCTCCTTAGTCAACACGCCAGGCTCCTGGTGCCTCGTGCTGACCGTTCAGCGCTGCCCTGCCGCTGACACCACGTATACTTGTGAGCTGCAGAGCCCAGGACTGACCCCTCTCAGGGTCCCCGTCTCTGTCACCATCATCCAGG ACGGAGACACCACCTGCCCTGAGGACTCCTCAGCTGTTGCCTGGAATGTCACCAAGGCTGGCCACGTGGCACAGGCCCCGTGTCCAGTGAACAGGACAGGTGTGGTGAAGCGGACCTGCGGGCCTGATGGCAGTTGGGAGCCCATCCACGGCGGCTGCACGGACGCAGGGGTCCTGGCCTTGTTTCACAGAGCCTGG CTGCTGCGGGCAGGCCAGGGCTGGCCTGCTGTGGAGGCGCCACAGATCCTGGCTGAGCTGTCGGAGCAGGCGAAGGTGGTGAGCTCGCCCTCTGACTTATTGGCACTGCTGGGCACCATATCCTTCCTGGCCAAGGTGGTGGTGGATGCCAGAATACAGCTTAACCGCAGCGCCTTGGAG GCTCTCCTGAAAACCACAGACAAGGTCCTAGACCTGGACACCAGCTCTCTGTGgaccccagcccaggcccagaAGCCCTCGACAGGCTCAGAACTCCTGCTGGCTGTGGAGACCCTGGCACGCAGTCTGTGCCCTCAGGATCACCCCTTCTCCTTCAGCTTGCAAAACGTGCGGCTGCAGACCCAGCTGCTTGGGCCGTTTCCCACTGACTACAGAGTCTCCTTCCGCACTCAGCCCCCACTGCGGGCCCACATTCCCAGGTGCTCCCTGGCCCCGCTGGGCCGTAACGGCACCAACGTCAGTATTACTAGCCTGGTGCTGCAGAAACTGGACCGCCTTCTGCCCTCAAGCTacgggcaggggctgggggactcCGTCTATGCCACTCCCGGCCTGGTCCTCGCCATCTCCGTCATGGCAGGTGGGCAGGCCTTCGACCAGGGAGAAGTCATCATGGACTTCGGGGGCACGGGTAGCACTCCGCACTGTGTCTTCTGGGACCACAGCCTCTTCCGGGGCAAGGGGGGCTGGTCGGACGAAGGGTGCCAGGCGCAGACAGCTCGTGCCAGCCCCACCACCCGATGCGTCTGTCGGCACCTCACCGCTTTCTCCGTCCTCACGTCCCCAAACACTGTTCCGGAAAACCTCACCCTGGAGCGGCTGAGTCAGGTGGGCTTGGGGGCCTCCATCGTGGCACTGCTTGTGTGCCTAGGTGTGTACAGGCTGGTTTGGAGAGTGGTGGTACAGAGCAAAGTCGCCTACTTACGCCACACGGCCCTGCTCAACGTGGTGCTCTGCCTTTTGGCCGCAGACGCCTGCTTCCTGGGAGCCCCACTGCTTCCTCCGGGGCCCCGAAGCCCGCTCTGCCTGGCCGCTGCCTTCCTCTGTCATTTCCTCTACCTGGCCACCTTTTTCTGGATGCTGGCTCAGGCCCTGATGCTGGCCCACCAGCTGCTCTTCGTCTTCGATCAGCTGTCCCAGTGCCGAGTACTCTCCCTGATGGTGGTCCTCGGCTACGTGTGCCCGATGGGGTTTGCAGGTGCCGCCCTGGCCCTCTACCTACCCCGAGGGCAATACCTGAGGGAGGGGGCGTGCTGGTTAAGTGGGAAGGGAGGGGCGCTCTACACCTTCGTGGGGCCAGTGCTGGCCATAGTGGGCGTGAACGGGCTGGTACTCGCCATGGCCGTGCGGAAGCTCCTGAGGCCTTTGCCGTCAGAGGGGCCCCAGGCGGAGAGGCGCCAAGCCCTTCTGGCGGTGATCAAAGCCCTGCTCGTTCTCACGCCCATCTTCGGCCTCACCTGGGGGCTGGGCCTGGCCACCCTGCTGGAGGAAGTCTCCACAGTGCCTCACTACATCTTCACGATTCTCAACACCACCCAG GGTGTCTTCATCTTACTGTTTGGTTGCCTCATGGACAAGAAG ATACGAGAGGCTTTACTCAAACGCTTCTGCCGCTCCCAGTCCCCCAACTCCACCATCTCCCTGGTGAGTTACTGGCTTGAAATTCTTAGTTCTCCCACTACGGGGTCAGACGCAGCCGTTCCACAGCCTTCCCGAGAGGAGACAGGCACAGCTAGAGGCTGA